The proteins below are encoded in one region of Glandiceps talaboti chromosome 17, keGlaTala1.1, whole genome shotgun sequence:
- the LOC144448186 gene encoding HAUS augmin-like complex subunit 6: MHPAGKDGRSYGSVRRAAREVFFTNLMLLGFQPAREEAKNRTPFTSDMFAVPNKKAFEVVMYFLLQRLNPSMAKEQFRDCWPVNDRKKEQQFRKAVNSWLTHISTEDSDANLPRIVPSMFLSPGGDKFYHLLLHLSTYVCKKAITDENGLKSREFLQHPKLMPSIIHLGPVLAKTQRAATISHRKKFLEEIQYNGILQKEWREIADGMAKEHRVLKKEVRELERNVEDKWRKNQELNGKLGSPLPMKKKTGGRYDGEMEVQAIKRSQKVQKVRELWARLENFHESHSQHRQIVNSVLGGMANKYKIDATDINFQVPALLMRECERQIHEVSLFIAIQMK; the protein is encoded by the exons ATGCATCCAGCAGGAAAAGATGGCAGGTCCTATGGCAGTGTTCGTCGAGCAGCGAGGGAGGTGTTCTTCACCAATCTCATGTTGCTGGGGTTTCAACCAGCAAGAGAAGAAGCAAAAAATAGAACACCATTTACTAG TGACATGTTTGCTGTACCCAACAAGAAAGCCTTTGAAGTGGTAATGTATTTTCTGTTGCAAAGGTTGAATCCAAGCATGGCAAAAGAGCAATTCAG GGATTGCTGGCCAGTCAATGACAGAAAAAAAGAACAGCAATTCCGTAAAGCTGTAAATAGTTGGTTAACCCACATATCCACA GAGGATTCAGATGCCAATTTACCTAGAATTGTGCCGTCGATGTTTTTATCCCCAGGTGGTGATAAATTTTATCACTTACTATTGCATTTAtctacatatgtatgtaaaaaggCTATTACCGATGAAAATG GATTGAAGTCACGAGAGTTTCTACAACATCCCAAACTAATGCCATCTATCATACACCTTGGTCCTGTGCTGGCTAAAACTCAGAGGGCAGCCACCATTAGTCATAGAAAAAAGTTTCTAGAAGAAATACAGTATAATGGCATTCTTCAGAAGGAGTGGCGAGAAATTGCAGA TGGGATGGCCAAAGAACATAGAGTACTGAAGAAAGAAGTTCGAGAACTTGAAAGGAATGTTGAAGACAAATGGAGAAAAAACCAGGAGTTGAACGGAAAGTTGGGAAGCCCGTTGCCAATGAAGAAGAAAACAGGAGGTAGATATGATGGTGAAATGGAAGTACAAGCTATTAAGAGATCACAGAAAGTACAAAAG GTGAGAGAGTTGTGGGCAAGATTGGAGAATTTCCACGAGAGTCATAGCCAACATCGACAGATAGTCAATTCAGTACTTGGTGGAATGGCTAATAAATACAAGATAGATGCTACTGATATCAACTTCCAAGTACCTGCTTTGTTGATGAGAGAGTGTGAAAGACAAATACATGAAGTAAGTCTTTTTATAGCAATTCAGATGAAATAG
- the LOC144448496 gene encoding succinate dehydrogenase assembly factor 4, mitochondrial-like, translated as MSSTVAYVLSKSIAYSRTIGYCPLLARTLPVQVRLYSGKTPLKKPVTPVGKHDDDANCDRKWPVGTHPNAEKEPLERWPNDVNPHTGEIGGPRGPEPTRYGDWERKGRCIDF; from the exons ATGTCGTCCACAGTGGCATACGTACTCTCGAAGAGCATAGCGTATTCTCGCACAATTG GGTATTGCCCACTTTTGGCAAGAACTCTACCAGTACAAGTGAGACTATACAGTGGTAAAACACCACTAAAGAAACCAGTCACACCAGTGGGAaaacatgatgatgatgctaACTGTGACAGAAAATGGCCAGTGGGAACACATCCAAATGCAGAGAAAGAACCATTGGAACGATGGCCAAATGATGTTAATCCACACACAGGTGAAATAGGTGGACCAAGGGGACCAGAACCAACAAGATATGGAGATTGGGAAAGGAAAGGACGCTGCATTGACTTTTAA